The Chthoniobacterales bacterium genome contains a region encoding:
- the thiH gene encoding 2-iminoacetate synthase ThiH: MLADAVSFSDSYHQTQTPLSPLLRRFAGLISPKSDSKLEEMAAESSAITARNFGKAMRLFAPLYLSNECINTCAYCGFSRDNPIVRVTLEVEQMAAEARHLAAEGFRNILLVAGEHPKFVSNGYLERCVRRLREEMPSISLEVGPMKTAEYAPLVAAGAEGLVVYQETYHRETYAELHISGPKKNFDWRLDCPERAYDAGFRRIGIGALFGLYEWEFEANALARHLEYLLRKCWKAQLTVSLPRMRPAAGEFSPKYSLPDREYVQLVCALRLCFPQIGIVLSTREPAALRDAMIPLGITMMSAGSHTEPGGYTGQGKESLHLTVRGRPVAETSGAESATGQFEIADERTPSEIAGVLRERGYEAVWKDWDAAILHHD, encoded by the coding sequence ATGTTGGCCGACGCCGTGTCATTTTCCGATTCCTACCATCAGACTCAAACTCCGCTCTCGCCGTTGCTGCGGAGGTTCGCGGGTCTGATTTCACCCAAATCCGACTCGAAGCTGGAGGAGATGGCGGCGGAAAGTTCCGCGATTACCGCGCGCAATTTCGGCAAGGCGATGCGGCTCTTTGCCCCGCTCTATTTGTCGAACGAATGCATCAACACCTGCGCGTATTGCGGCTTTTCCCGCGATAACCCCATCGTTCGCGTCACGCTCGAAGTCGAGCAAATGGCCGCCGAGGCGCGGCATCTGGCGGCGGAAGGTTTTCGCAATATCCTCCTCGTCGCCGGGGAGCATCCGAAATTCGTCTCCAATGGCTACCTCGAGCGTTGCGTGCGCCGGCTGCGCGAGGAAATGCCGTCCATTTCACTGGAAGTCGGCCCCATGAAAACCGCCGAATACGCCCCGCTCGTCGCCGCCGGAGCCGAGGGACTCGTCGTTTACCAGGAAACGTATCACCGCGAGACGTATGCCGAGTTGCACATCTCTGGACCGAAGAAAAACTTCGACTGGAGGCTGGATTGCCCCGAGCGCGCCTACGACGCAGGCTTCCGCCGGATCGGCATCGGGGCGTTGTTCGGCCTCTACGAATGGGAGTTTGAGGCGAATGCACTCGCGCGTCACCTCGAGTATCTTCTGCGGAAATGCTGGAAGGCGCAGCTCACCGTCTCCCTGCCGCGCATGCGCCCGGCGGCGGGGGAATTTTCGCCGAAATACAGTCTGCCCGACCGCGAATACGTCCAGCTCGTTTGCGCCCTGCGCCTCTGCTTTCCGCAAATTGGCATCGTCCTGAGCACGCGCGAACCCGCTGCCTTGCGCGACGCCATGATTCCCCTCGGCATCACCATGATGAGCGCTGGCAGCCACACCGAGCCGGGCGGTTACACGGGGCAGGGGAAGGAATCGCTGCATCTTACCGTTCGCGGTCGTCCCGTCGCCGAAACGAGCGGCGCGGAGTCGGCCACGGGCCAGTTTGAAATCGCCGACGAACGCACCCCGAGCGAGATCGCCGGAGTGCTGCGCGAGCGCGGCTACGAAGCCGTCTGGAAAGACTGGGACGCCGCCATCCTCCACCATGATTGA
- a CDS encoding glycosyltransferase: protein MRTIDHTTNGKSSQSLHVMAAENDVAKNRRQMKADREYPILVHSHLRWDWVWQRPQQFLSRLSKNHPILFVEEPWYLGHLNDTTEIAIAQQEKFPNITVVRPHFPEAWREDAARVDAERRKVVEDLLAGPLGETFFEPVQWFYDPMAVTAFAGQMNEIANVYDCMDQLSQFRGAPAELVRRERILLELADVVFAGGPKIHQAKVLHNENCHSYGCGVEIAHFGKARLEETPIPADLAHLQGPVLGFFGCVDERMDYDLLAKMADAHPEWQVVVVGPVIKVDPAQFPQRENLHWVGGRQYEELPSYVKAFDVCLMPFAINEATEFINPTKALEYMATGRPIVSTAIEDVILQFSDVVAVSHSHEEFISYCERAVSSPDTEAIQLGLELTKLNSWDAIVERLEQHISDVLEPVETAETVAA, encoded by the coding sequence ATGAGAACCATCGACCACACCACCAACGGTAAATCTTCGCAATCCCTGCATGTGATGGCGGCTGAAAACGACGTCGCGAAAAACAGAAGGCAGATGAAAGCCGACCGCGAGTATCCCATTCTAGTTCACTCGCATTTGCGCTGGGATTGGGTCTGGCAGAGGCCGCAGCAATTTCTTTCCCGGCTCTCCAAAAATCATCCGATCCTCTTCGTCGAGGAGCCCTGGTATCTGGGACATCTGAACGACACGACTGAGATCGCCATCGCGCAGCAGGAGAAGTTTCCTAACATCACTGTCGTGCGCCCGCATTTTCCCGAAGCATGGCGCGAGGACGCTGCGCGGGTCGATGCCGAGCGGCGCAAAGTCGTTGAGGATTTGCTCGCCGGTCCACTGGGGGAAACTTTTTTCGAACCCGTGCAATGGTTCTACGATCCCATGGCGGTGACCGCGTTTGCGGGGCAGATGAATGAGATTGCCAACGTCTATGATTGCATGGATCAGCTCTCGCAATTTCGCGGAGCGCCAGCGGAGTTAGTACGGCGCGAGCGCATTCTACTGGAACTCGCCGATGTCGTCTTTGCAGGTGGGCCGAAGATTCATCAGGCCAAGGTTTTGCACAATGAAAACTGCCACTCCTATGGCTGCGGCGTGGAGATCGCGCACTTCGGCAAGGCGCGTCTGGAGGAGACTCCGATCCCTGCGGACCTGGCTCACTTGCAAGGACCGGTACTAGGTTTCTTTGGCTGCGTCGATGAGCGGATGGATTACGACCTTCTAGCTAAAATGGCTGACGCACATCCCGAGTGGCAGGTCGTGGTGGTTGGCCCTGTGATCAAGGTCGATCCGGCGCAGTTTCCACAGCGCGAAAATCTCCACTGGGTCGGCGGGCGTCAATATGAGGAACTGCCCAGTTACGTGAAGGCGTTTGACGTTTGCCTGATGCCGTTTGCAATCAACGAGGCGACGGAATTTATCAATCCCACGAAAGCCCTCGAATACATGGCGACGGGCCGACCCATCGTCTCGACCGCGATCGAAGACGTGATCCTGCAATTCTCCGACGTGGTCGCCGTGTCGCACTCGCACGAGGAGTTTATCTCTTATTGCGAACGCGCCGTTTCCTCGCCCGACACGGAGGCGATTCAACTCGGACTGGAACTCACCAAGCTGAATTCCTGGGACGCCATTGTCGAACGTCTGGAGCAGCACATCAGCGATGTTTTGGAGCCAGTCGAAACGGCGGAAACGGTCGCGGCTTAA
- a CDS encoding sugar-binding domain-containing protein: MRTRSYLPRPEYPRPDRQRSFVHGVDWLNLNGSWEFRFDGDRRGVEDEWFLTSEKPWNDQIVVPFCWESLAAWGEADSAGNDHYFSPRPYLNPLEVTMKNHRGAARYEVGWYRRLIVVPENEHWAGKRAILHVGAADFRTDAWCNGHWLGYWEDGYTPFEFDLTDHLTRTPDGKLEALLVLRVEDPMDNREQPVGKQWGWYSSASGIWQTVFVEPRAALHIKRFEVFPDIANKRAVLRIFTNGPGELLIDVTTPTGEILSQKQTVLEMFSETKIELAPVILWDTHAPNLYQLKLTLAGDLPDVVYGYFGMRSLAAAPPSGTAPAALIFNGKPIYLRGALYQSYHCDGVYTAGDLQTLRDDIAQARRFGFDFLRVHIKIDDPLLLHEADISGMLLMTDFPNFGEGGNTPLGRRRFEKMMRAAISRDINHPSIIAWCLFNETWGFGGQSEFVSAINPSLPPLSKEVREPGTKMVNTESWKWIDEMWKIAKSLDPSRLIEDMSVVAWDHLQNYGHGDTDINSWHFYTNNYEFARKHIENVVKETYQGSDYNYVPGFHQGSQPLINSEYGGVGALDGDIDVSWSFKFLTNELRRHQPLSAYIFTELHDVEWERNGFLNYDRTPKAFGYNPTLVNQGDVLPIDAPPVSRHAAGSEVNVDVYSSHFSRKDYGPVTLHWRLSGIDSLGWVEDELLTGSTSIAFTPHRVELAHVVPLRMPGRTMSCTLWVAAVTDRGVVVARNYIQFYVDGQSPARDFSNGRCIVRLNPEDWSEASWSGGQSTREEAARDGLCFGRGRGWFEWSIPKDGFPQQPGSINVLCEASARREGQSQTDAFSTPSSFQLLLNGLAIQKQILPNHPHDARGALSYLRGGRGAYGYLIHARIEGDLLQQICQHEGDHWHLRCVIPEDAEYPGGLTIYAGDCGRFPIMPTLVIE; this comes from the coding sequence ATGCGCACCCGTTCCTATCTCCCGCGTCCGGAGTATCCCCGGCCAGATCGTCAGAGAAGTTTTGTTCACGGTGTGGATTGGTTGAACTTAAACGGCTCATGGGAGTTTCGCTTCGATGGAGATCGCCGGGGCGTCGAGGATGAATGGTTTCTAACCTCGGAGAAACCTTGGAACGACCAGATCGTAGTCCCGTTTTGCTGGGAGTCGCTCGCGGCCTGGGGCGAGGCGGATTCTGCGGGAAATGATCACTATTTTTCACCGCGGCCCTATCTGAATCCATTGGAAGTCACCATGAAAAATCACCGGGGCGCGGCTCGTTACGAAGTCGGCTGGTATCGCCGCCTGATCGTTGTTCCCGAGAACGAGCACTGGGCTGGCAAGCGCGCGATCCTGCACGTGGGTGCCGCTGATTTTCGCACGGACGCCTGGTGCAACGGTCACTGGCTCGGCTATTGGGAGGACGGCTATACGCCATTCGAGTTTGATCTCACCGACCATCTAACTCGCACTCCCGATGGAAAACTGGAGGCGTTGTTAGTACTCCGCGTCGAGGACCCAATGGACAATCGCGAGCAGCCTGTCGGCAAGCAATGGGGCTGGTATAGCTCTGCGAGCGGCATCTGGCAGACGGTTTTTGTGGAGCCGCGAGCGGCGTTGCACATCAAGCGTTTTGAGGTTTTTCCAGACATCGCTAACAAGCGCGCGGTACTGCGGATTTTCACAAACGGCCCAGGGGAATTACTCATCGATGTGACGACTCCAACCGGCGAAATATTATCGCAGAAGCAAACTGTATTAGAAATGTTTTCCGAGACTAAAATCGAACTCGCCCCCGTCATTCTCTGGGACACACACGCGCCAAATCTCTACCAGCTCAAGTTAACATTGGCCGGCGATTTGCCCGATGTGGTTTACGGTTATTTTGGGATGCGCAGTCTTGCCGCTGCTCCACCGTCGGGCACCGCGCCTGCCGCGCTCATCTTCAACGGCAAGCCGATCTACCTGCGCGGTGCGCTCTATCAAAGCTATCATTGCGACGGCGTTTACACGGCGGGCGACTTGCAGACTTTGCGCGACGACATCGCTCAGGCTCGGCGTTTCGGCTTCGATTTTCTGCGCGTGCATATCAAAATCGACGACCCGCTTTTGCTGCATGAGGCGGACATTTCCGGCATGTTGTTGATGACCGATTTTCCTAACTTCGGCGAGGGCGGCAACACGCCACTGGGCCGCCGCCGCTTCGAGAAAATGATGCGCGCCGCCATCTCGCGGGACATTAATCATCCCTCGATTATCGCGTGGTGTTTGTTTAACGAAACCTGGGGTTTCGGTGGCCAGTCGGAGTTTGTTAGTGCGATCAATCCCAGCCTTCCGCCGCTCTCGAAAGAAGTGCGCGAGCCCGGCACGAAAATGGTCAACACTGAGTCGTGGAAGTGGATCGACGAAATGTGGAAGATCGCCAAATCGCTCGATCCATCGCGCTTGATCGAGGACATGAGCGTGGTCGCCTGGGATCACTTGCAGAACTATGGCCACGGCGATACCGACATTAATTCCTGGCACTTTTACACCAACAACTATGAGTTTGCCCGCAAGCACATCGAGAATGTGGTTAAGGAAACTTACCAGGGCTCCGACTACAATTACGTGCCCGGTTTTCATCAGGGTTCGCAACCTCTGATTAACAGCGAATATGGCGGTGTCGGCGCGCTCGATGGCGACATCGATGTTAGCTGGAGCTTTAAGTTTCTAACCAATGAACTTCGGCGTCACCAGCCGCTTTCGGCTTACATTTTTACCGAGCTGCACGATGTCGAGTGGGAGCGCAATGGCTTCCTCAATTACGATCGTACTCCCAAGGCATTCGGTTACAATCCGACGCTCGTAAACCAGGGCGATGTGCTGCCGATCGACGCGCCGCCTGTCAGCCGTCACGCGGCGGGCAGCGAGGTGAATGTCGATGTCTATTCCTCTCATTTCTCACGAAAAGATTACGGTCCAGTGACATTGCATTGGAGGTTGAGCGGGATTGATAGCCTGGGCTGGGTCGAGGATGAATTGCTAACAGGCTCGACTTCCATTGCGTTCACGCCGCATCGCGTGGAGCTGGCGCACGTCGTCCCATTGCGGATGCCCGGGCGAACGATGTCCTGCACGCTTTGGGTCGCTGCCGTGACGGATCGCGGCGTGGTCGTGGCGCGCAATTACATCCAGTTCTATGTCGATGGACAGAGCCCGGCGCGCGATTTTTCCAATGGCAGATGCATCGTGCGGCTGAACCCCGAAGATTGGAGTGAGGCGAGCTGGTCCGGCGGACAATCCACGCGTGAGGAGGCCGCGAGGGACGGCCTTTGTTTCGGACGCGGACGCGGGTGGTTTGAATGGTCGATTCCGAAAGATGGATTTCCCCAGCAGCCGGGGAGCATCAATGTTCTTTGCGAAGCCTCGGCGCGACGCGAGGGCCAGTCCCAGACGGATGCATTTTCGACCCCGTCGTCGTTCCAGCTTCTGCTGAATGGACTGGCGATTCAGAAGCAGATTCTTCCGAACCATCCACACGACGCGCGTGGCGCACTGAGTTATCTGCGAGGCGGGCGCGGCGCGTATGGTTATCTCATCCATGCGCGCATCGAGGGCGACCTGCTTCAGCAAATCTGCCAGCACGAGGGCGATCACTGGCACCTGCGCTGCGTCATTCCCGAGGATGCGGAATATCCCGGCGGGCTGACGATTTACGCTGGGGATTGCGGCCGTTTCCCGATCATGCCGACTCTGGTGATCGAGTGA
- a CDS encoding AraC family transcriptional regulator, whose amino-acid sequence MTILDLDEFHWNHAAMPAKPPLPAPFLSSEIQGSRRFYLNLKGDAKHALGVISGGWEKCAPDYRMQRQDFPYLCVEYVAGGKGRLKILDATHELSRGTIFAYGPGCPHLITTDPDNTLSKYYVDFVGGEALKLLKSASLLPGVCKQVSNIDEVQTAFEHVITSGQQSRKFSPRIAALELEILILKIADVVAPKQENYQSYQTFLKCRNYLDEHFQELSTAEQVAGKCHVAPEYLSRLFARYGSESLYRYLSRKKMSHGAELLDSGRFIVGEVAEKLGMDPFHFSRAFKRVHGMSPSSFMQRRGAN is encoded by the coding sequence ATGACGATTCTTGACCTGGACGAGTTTCATTGGAATCATGCCGCCATGCCTGCGAAGCCACCGCTGCCCGCGCCGTTCCTCTCGAGTGAAATCCAGGGCTCTCGCCGCTTTTACCTGAACCTCAAGGGCGATGCAAAACACGCCCTCGGAGTCATTTCTGGCGGTTGGGAAAAATGCGCCCCGGACTACCGGATGCAACGTCAGGATTTCCCGTATCTCTGCGTGGAATACGTTGCCGGCGGCAAAGGCCGTTTGAAGATTCTTGACGCCACACACGAACTCAGCCGCGGAACGATTTTTGCCTATGGGCCGGGCTGTCCGCATCTCATTACGACCGATCCAGACAATACACTCTCGAAATACTATGTCGATTTCGTGGGCGGCGAAGCCCTGAAACTATTGAAATCCGCCAGCCTGCTTCCGGGAGTTTGCAAGCAGGTTTCTAACATCGACGAAGTGCAGACTGCGTTCGAGCACGTCATTACCAGCGGGCAGCAATCGCGGAAATTCTCCCCGCGCATCGCCGCGTTGGAATTGGAAATCCTCATCCTGAAAATCGCAGACGTCGTCGCGCCGAAACAGGAAAACTACCAGTCGTATCAAACTTTCCTGAAGTGTCGGAACTATCTCGACGAGCATTTTCAGGAACTCTCAACCGCCGAGCAAGTCGCCGGAAAATGTCACGTCGCGCCCGAGTATCTAAGCCGGCTTTTTGCTCGTTACGGCAGCGAGTCGCTCTACCGCTATCTTTCGCGCAAAAAGATGAGCCACGGCGCGGAATTGCTCGACAGCGGACGCTTCATCGTCGGCGAAGTCGCAGAAAAACTAGGCATGGATCCCTTCCACTTTTCCCGAGCCTTCAAGCGTGTTCACGGCATGTCGCCGTCGAGTTTCATGCAGCGGCGCGGGGCGAATTAA
- a CDS encoding tagaturonate epimerase family protein: protein MHSANAPALSECISPNMNIEKYTIGTGDRFAHQGRAQLHAVQKASQAGISIFPVWNKSNREHTIIHSEPDDLRAEADAAVEALSWSGAYYVDADHIGLKTVDRFINASNFYTLDVADFTGKAADAGALDSFVTRMEKYLGSLSIPGIATPFELTPNIVRAAAEKFLLAIQEAGKIYRYVVEKKGEGNFVTEVSVDETDTPQTPVELFLILAMIAGEKIPAQTIAPKFTGRFNKGVDYVGNLAQFEKEFDEDLSVIAFAISEFGLPKTLKLSVHSGSDKFSLYPIINRLVKKHDSGLHVKTAGTTWLEEVIGLAEAGGMALEIAKDVYAGAYARFDELTGPYATVIDIDKTRLPAPEEVSQWDSEKYVNTLRHVQSNSDYNQHFRQFIHVGFKIAAEMGARYTDALKANETIIARNVTGNLFDRHIQPLFS from the coding sequence ATGCATTCCGCGAACGCGCCTGCGCTGTCAGAGTGCATCTCCCCAAATATGAATATAGAGAAATACACCATCGGCACCGGCGACCGTTTTGCCCATCAAGGTCGTGCCCAGCTTCATGCGGTGCAAAAAGCCTCCCAAGCGGGCATTTCGATCTTCCCAGTCTGGAACAAATCGAACCGCGAACACACCATCATTCACAGCGAGCCCGACGATTTGCGGGCTGAGGCGGATGCCGCCGTCGAGGCTCTGAGCTGGAGCGGTGCTTACTATGTGGACGCGGATCACATCGGCCTGAAAACGGTCGATCGTTTCATTAACGCGAGCAATTTCTACACGCTCGACGTGGCCGATTTCACCGGCAAGGCGGCGGATGCTGGAGCGCTCGATTCGTTTGTAACTCGCATGGAAAAATATCTCGGCTCGCTTTCCATTCCGGGGATCGCGACTCCGTTTGAGCTCACTCCTAACATCGTGCGAGCTGCGGCGGAAAAGTTCCTCCTGGCCATTCAGGAGGCGGGGAAAATTTATCGTTACGTCGTTGAGAAAAAAGGCGAAGGCAACTTCGTCACCGAAGTCTCCGTCGATGAGACCGATACCCCTCAAACTCCCGTGGAATTGTTTCTCATTCTAGCCATGATCGCCGGGGAGAAAATTCCCGCGCAAACCATCGCGCCGAAGTTCACCGGGCGCTTTAACAAGGGCGTTGATTACGTCGGAAACCTCGCGCAGTTTGAGAAGGAATTTGACGAGGATTTGAGTGTGATCGCGTTTGCCATCAGCGAGTTTGGCCTGCCGAAAACGCTCAAACTCAGCGTGCACTCCGGCAGCGATAAATTTTCCCTGTATCCGATCATCAATCGCCTCGTGAAAAAGCATGACTCCGGTCTGCACGTGAAAACCGCGGGCACGACCTGGCTCGAGGAAGTCATCGGACTCGCCGAAGCCGGCGGTATGGCCCTGGAGATCGCGAAGGATGTCTATGCCGGCGCTTATGCCCGTTTCGACGAACTCACCGGACCTTACGCCACGGTGATCGACATCGACAAAACCCGGCTGCCTGCACCTGAGGAAGTGAGCCAATGGGACTCCGAGAAATACGTCAACACGCTGCGCCACGTGCAGTCGAACTCCGACTACAACCAGCACTTCCGTCAGTTCATTCACGTGGGCTTCAAGATCGCGGCCGAGATGGGCGCGCGCTACACCGATGCGCTGAAGGCGAACGAGACGATCATCGCTAGAAACGTCACCGGCAACCTCTTCGACCGCCACATTCAACCCCTCTTTTCCTAA
- a CDS encoding aldo/keto reductase, with protein sequence MQYRKLGKTGLDVSVLAFGGSSLGSVFKEIDESEGIRTVHVAIDNGINLIDTAPFYGLTKAETVLGKALREIPREKYLLASKVARYGYKQADFDFSPERVTRSIDESLARLGVDYIDFIQVHDMEFGDMDYIVNETIPALKKVQETGKVRYVGISSLPLKLQRYVLERTEVDQIQSYCHYCLNDTQLADFLPFLEERGVAIFNSAPLAMRLLSDEGPPDWHPAPAELQAHAADAALYCREHGSNIGKLALQFSVANPRIPTNIVGTANPQRILQNIREIEEPLDEELLAGVLEILKPVHNLSWVSGRPENN encoded by the coding sequence ATGCAATACCGCAAACTCGGCAAGACCGGCCTCGACGTTTCCGTCCTCGCTTTCGGTGGCTCCTCTTTGGGTTCTGTCTTCAAGGAGATCGACGAATCCGAGGGCATTCGCACCGTCCACGTCGCCATCGACAATGGCATCAACCTCATCGACACCGCGCCATTTTACGGACTCACCAAGGCCGAGACGGTCCTCGGCAAGGCGCTCCGGGAGATTCCGCGGGAAAAATATCTGCTCGCCAGCAAGGTCGCCCGCTACGGCTACAAGCAGGCCGACTTTGATTTTTCTCCTGAGCGCGTGACCCGCAGCATTGATGAAAGTCTCGCCCGTCTCGGAGTGGATTATATCGATTTCATCCAGGTGCATGACATGGAATTTGGCGACATGGATTACATCGTGAATGAGACGATTCCCGCGCTGAAGAAGGTTCAGGAAACGGGCAAAGTCCGCTACGTCGGCATTTCCTCGCTGCCGCTCAAGTTACAGCGTTATGTGCTCGAACGCACCGAGGTCGATCAGATCCAGTCGTATTGCCACTACTGTCTGAATGACACGCAACTCGCCGATTTTCTGCCCTTTCTCGAGGAACGCGGCGTGGCTATTTTTAATTCCGCCCCGCTCGCCATGCGCCTGCTCAGCGACGAGGGCCCGCCCGACTGGCACCCGGCCCCGGCTGAGTTGCAGGCTCATGCCGCCGATGCGGCACTCTATTGCCGCGAACATGGCAGCAACATCGGCAAACTCGCGCTGCAATTTTCCGTGGCCAACCCGCGCATCCCGACCAACATCGTCGGCACCGCCAATCCGCAGCGCATCCTGCAAAACATCCGGGAAATCGAGGAGCCGCTCGACGAGGAATTGCTCGCAGGAGTTCTCGAAATATTGAAGCCCGTCCACAATTTGAGCTGGGTTTCCGGGCGTCCTGAGAATAACTAG
- a CDS encoding RbsD/FucU family protein, translated as MLKTGVLNPLILSLLARVRHTNTLVISDRGFPFWPQIETVDISLIDGVPTVLQVLEALRGNFVVGKAFMAEEFLSNNNEATRLAYEQALGGAPLHFEPHEGAFKPRVPNAIGLIRTGDTTQYGNIILVSA; from the coding sequence ATGCTCAAAACTGGCGTTCTCAATCCCCTCATCCTCTCGCTCCTTGCGCGGGTGCGTCACACCAACACGCTCGTCATCAGCGACCGCGGATTTCCTTTCTGGCCGCAGATTGAAACCGTGGACATCTCGTTGATCGACGGCGTGCCCACCGTTCTGCAAGTGCTGGAGGCGCTCCGGGGAAACTTCGTCGTCGGCAAAGCCTTCATGGCAGAGGAATTTCTCTCCAATAATAACGAGGCAACCCGCCTCGCTTACGAGCAGGCCCTCGGCGGAGCGCCACTCCACTTCGAGCCGCATGAGGGCGCCTTCAAACCCCGCGTGCCCAACGCCATCGGGCTCATCCGCACTGGCGACACCACCCAATACGGCAACATCATCCTCGTCTCCGCCTAA
- a CDS encoding alpha-L-fucosidase, translating to MNKKLLPILGAFSCLATLQADESISGAAGMQAVATPLSNKAEPMKIGQFQPNWDSLKQYQVPDWYRDAKFGIWAHWGPQCAPEDGDWYARSMYMQGNRQYKSHLAKYGHPSVSGFKDIIPTWKADKFDPDALISLYKDAGAKFFVALANHHDNFDNYDSKYQPWNSVALGPKKDLIGAWAKAARAHGLPFGVSVHAAHAWSWYETSQGSDKTGDKAGVPYDGKMTKADGKGLWWHGLDPQDLYAQNHAPGKLVWEWDATKGSSVPDAAYCEKFYNRTMDLVNKYKPDILYFDDTVLPLYPISDVGLKIAAHYYNSNAQWHGGKNEGVLLGKVLNDEQKKCMVWDVERGASPKIEPFPWQSETCLGNWHYDRTVYDRHGYKSAGTVIRTLADVVSKNGTFLLSVPVRSDGTIDEQEVEIVKQVGKWMKVNSEAIYSTRPWKVCGEGPAIDKPAEIKAQGFNEGKIKLGADDIRFTTRGGALYAIVLGIPDKDITFKSLGTAAKLLDQPVGSISLVGSTEMIHWNQADDALTITKPAQFPSENAIVFKITPKLP from the coding sequence ATGAATAAAAAACTCCTCCCCATCCTCGGCGCTTTTTCCTGCCTCGCCACTCTGCAAGCCGATGAATCCATCTCGGGCGCGGCTGGCATGCAGGCCGTGGCCACGCCGCTCAGCAACAAAGCCGAACCCATGAAAATTGGCCAGTTTCAGCCAAATTGGGATTCACTCAAACAATATCAGGTGCCCGACTGGTATCGCGACGCGAAGTTCGGCATCTGGGCCCATTGGGGTCCGCAATGCGCCCCCGAGGATGGCGATTGGTATGCCCGCAGCATGTATATGCAGGGCAACCGCCAATACAAATCCCACCTCGCCAAATACGGCCATCCGTCCGTTTCTGGTTTCAAGGACATAATCCCGACCTGGAAGGCGGACAAATTCGACCCGGATGCGCTCATCTCGCTCTACAAGGACGCCGGGGCCAAATTCTTCGTCGCACTGGCAAATCACCACGACAATTTCGACAACTACGACAGCAAGTATCAGCCTTGGAATTCGGTCGCGCTCGGCCCCAAGAAGGACCTGATCGGTGCCTGGGCAAAAGCCGCCCGCGCTCACGGCCTGCCCTTCGGAGTCAGCGTCCATGCCGCGCACGCATGGAGCTGGTATGAGACCTCCCAGGGCTCCGACAAAACCGGCGACAAGGCGGGCGTTCCTTACGATGGCAAAATGACGAAAGCCGACGGCAAAGGCCTCTGGTGGCACGGCCTCGACCCACAGGATCTCTACGCGCAAAATCACGCCCCCGGAAAACTCGTCTGGGAGTGGGACGCGACGAAAGGCAGCAGCGTGCCCGACGCAGCGTATTGCGAGAAATTCTACAACCGCACCATGGACCTGGTGAACAAGTATAAACCCGACATCCTTTACTTCGATGATACCGTTCTGCCGCTCTATCCGATCAGCGATGTCGGACTGAAGATCGCAGCTCATTATTACAACAGCAACGCCCAGTGGCACGGCGGTAAAAACGAGGGCGTCCTCCTCGGCAAAGTCCTCAACGATGAGCAAAAGAAATGCATGGTCTGGGATGTCGAGCGCGGTGCCAGCCCGAAGATCGAGCCCTTTCCGTGGCAGTCGGAAACCTGCCTCGGCAACTGGCATTACGATCGCACCGTTTACGACCGGCACGGCTACAAAAGCGCGGGCACCGTCATTCGCACTCTCGCCGATGTCGTTAGCAAAAATGGCACCTTTCTCCTCAGCGTCCCCGTTCGCAGCGACGGCACGATCGATGAGCAGGAAGTGGAGATCGTCAAGCAAGTCGGCAAGTGGATGAAGGTCAACAGCGAGGCCATTTACTCCACCCGCCCCTGGAAAGTCTGCGGCGAAGGCCCTGCCATCGACAAACCCGCGGAGATCAAGGCCCAAGGCTTCAACGAGGGTAAAATCAAACTCGGGGCCGACGACATCCGCTTCACCACACGCGGCGGGGCGCTCTACGCCATCGTCCTCGGCATTCCCGACAAGGACATCACCTTCAAGTCCCTCGGCACCGCGGCCAAATTGCTCGATCAGCCCGTGGGTTCCATCTCACTCGTCGGCAGCACAGAAATGATCCATTGGAACCAAGCCGACGACGCCCTAACCATCACCAAACCGGCGCAATTCCCTTCCGAAAACGCCATTGTCTTCAAGATCACGCCCAAACTCCCATGA